One region of Drosophila teissieri strain GT53w chromosome 2L, Prin_Dtei_1.1, whole genome shotgun sequence genomic DNA includes:
- the LOC122624355 gene encoding uncharacterized protein LOC122624355 — MSSDQKNERRSSVNPRNACYSYFSTRDIDQNQKSTKSNSTLLTVDRKRASSCSPSLLTPTPASWSYQCQTPSPPASLNEAPTTSSAKISAANSPPIIKPTTNIVPTAAQQNKMATKTVSLDKQQAVPAIQTGMDRYIQIKRKLNPPNTVGNKPKINRTNKNTDQTRSSNENRFSILAEADNNNQSWGRRPKGNLSPHLFT, encoded by the coding sequence atgagcagcgatcAAAAGAATGAGCGTAGAAGCTCCGTCAACCCAAGAAATGCTTGCTACTCCTATTTCTCAACTAGAGATATAGATCAAAATCAGAAGTCGACAAAGAGCAACTCGACTCTACTGACCGTCGACAGGAAGAGAGCCAGCTCTTGCTCACCCTCTCTGCTCACCCCAACTCCCGCATCATGGAGTTACCAATGCCAAACCCCATCACCGCCGGCTTCGCTGAATGAagctccaacaacaagcagtgcTAAAATTTCTGCAGCAAACTCACCACcaataattaaaccaactaCCAATATTGTCCCAACggccgcacaacaaaataaaatggcaacaaaaacagttagCCTCGATAAGCAACAAGCGGTCCCGGCTATACAGACCGGTATGGACCGCTACATCCAGATTAAGCGCAAGCTTAATCCACCCAACACGGTtggcaataaaccaaagatcAATCGAACCAACAAAAACACCGATCAAACGAGGAGCTCCAATGAAAACCGATTCTCCATCTTAGCAGAGGcggacaacaacaaccagagtTGGGGCAGGAGACCCAAAGGAAACCTAAGCCCCCACCTATTTACATAA